The following coding sequences lie in one Chloroflexota bacterium genomic window:
- a CDS encoding amidohydrolase — protein sequence MPERDPFAFRMAHIVCGTGAGASLRRGSLRPDARTDTTSGATIGALYLLRCIVNYKVISTDDHLQEAPHVWTARMSKAKWGENIPQIKRDPDNTEHWYIHGQKIRGGGVANVRGIMPVGKPPVRWEDVPQKAYVPKERVKAMDEDGVDVHTFFGNIAGVAGATLSNPEFSEEFRLDGIRAYNDFQIEEWATPYPGRFITLANLPMWDVKLAVAEAQRTAKRGIKGISFAFPEQWGYPSVADPYWDPLWAAAQEANLSINFHIGSGASMGMNSKTAPITTQSPLIHVAVISTRSITANVEVMITILFSGILEKFPKLKFVSSESGIGWVPYLMEVADHQWEAQALGPKGAMRLKPSEYFKRQCYVNFWFEELGPKLRHTIGINNIMWESDFPHGTGTYPKSREYIEKCMHDWTAEERQKVLVDNARKVFNL from the coding sequence ATGCCGGAGAGGGATCCCTTCGCTTTTCGCATGGCGCACATTGTATGTGGAACGGGCGCGGGAGCGTCGTTGCGCCGTGGCTCATTACGCCCGGACGCGCGAACGGATACGACGTCTGGTGCTACAATCGGGGCACTGTATCTCCTGAGGTGCATCGTGAACTACAAGGTGATTTCGACCGACGACCATCTGCAAGAGGCGCCGCATGTGTGGACGGCGCGCATGTCCAAGGCCAAGTGGGGCGAGAATATCCCCCAGATCAAGCGGGACCCGGACAACACGGAGCACTGGTACATCCACGGCCAGAAGATCCGCGGGGGCGGCGTGGCGAACGTGCGGGGCATCATGCCGGTGGGCAAGCCGCCCGTCCGGTGGGAAGATGTGCCGCAGAAGGCCTATGTTCCGAAAGAGCGCGTGAAGGCGATGGACGAGGACGGGGTGGACGTCCACACCTTCTTCGGCAACATCGCCGGGGTGGCGGGCGCGACGCTGAGCAACCCGGAATTCTCGGAGGAGTTCCGCCTGGACGGCATCCGGGCGTACAACGACTTCCAGATCGAGGAGTGGGCGACGCCGTATCCCGGCCGCTTCATCACCCTGGCCAACCTGCCGATGTGGGATGTGAAGCTCGCCGTGGCCGAGGCGCAACGGACGGCCAAGCGAGGCATCAAGGGCATCTCCTTCGCCTTCCCTGAGCAATGGGGTTATCCATCGGTGGCCGACCCTTACTGGGACCCGCTGTGGGCCGCCGCCCAGGAGGCGAACCTCTCCATCAACTTCCACATCGGCTCGGGCGCGAGCATGGGGATGAACAGCAAGACGGCGCCCATCACGACGCAATCGCCGCTGATTCACGTGGCCGTCATCTCGACGCGCTCGATCACCGCGAACGTGGAGGTGATGATCACGATCCTCTTCTCCGGCATCCTGGAGAAGTTCCCGAAGCTGAAGTTCGTCTCTTCGGAGAGCGGCATCGGCTGGGTGCCGTACCTGATGGAGGTGGCGGACCACCAGTGGGAGGCCCAGGCGCTGGGGCCGAAGGGCGCGATGCGGCTGAAGCCGAGCGAGTATTTCAAGCGGCAGTGCTACGTGAACTTCTGGTTCGAAGAGCTGGGCCCGAAGCTGCGCCACACCATCGGCATCAACAACATCATGTGGGAGTCCGACTTCCCCCACGGGACGGGGACGTACCCGAAATCGCGCGAGTACATCGAGAAGTGCATGCACGATTGGACGGCAGAGGAGCGGCAGAAGGTGCTGGTGGACAACGCGCGGAAGGTCTTCAACCTCTAA
- the msrA gene encoding peptide-methionine (S)-S-oxide reductase MsrA — protein MSTKRELATLAGGCFWCLEAVYEQLRGVEKVQSGYSGGHTKDPTYFEVCDETTGHAEVVQLTYDPTVISYKEILEVFFTIHDPTTLNRQGPDVGTRYRSAVFCHSDEQKKVAEQVVADFTKRKVWGNPIVTQVEKFKEFYPAEDYHNQYYRNNPAQTYCAFIIQPKVAKFRKAFLDKLKK, from the coding sequence ATGTCCACAAAACGTGAGTTGGCAACCCTAGCAGGGGGCTGTTTCTGGTGTTTGGAGGCGGTCTACGAGCAGTTGCGGGGAGTCGAAAAGGTGCAATCGGGCTACTCCGGCGGGCACACCAAGGATCCGACCTACTTCGAAGTCTGCGACGAGACGACCGGCCACGCCGAAGTCGTCCAGCTGACCTATGATCCAACCGTCATCTCCTACAAGGAGATCCTCGAGGTCTTCTTCACGATCCACGACCCGACCACGCTGAACCGCCAGGGACCGGACGTCGGGACGCGCTACCGCTCGGCCGTCTTCTGCCACAGCGACGAGCAGAAGAAGGTGGCGGAGCAGGTCGTCGCCGATTTCACCAAGCGGAAGGTCTGGGGCAACCCCATCGTGACCCAGGTGGAAAAGTTCAAGGAGTTCTATCCGGCCGAGGACTACCACAACCAGTACTACCGCAATAATCCAGCGCAGACCTACTGCGCCTTCATCATCCAGCCCAAGGTCGCCAAGTTCCGCAAGGCCTTCCTAGACAAGCTGAAAAAGTGA
- a CDS encoding epoxide hydrolase produces the protein MAKLKRFKIRVPGPVITDLKRRLAKTRWPDELHGAGWDYGANLAYIKELCDYWRTTFDWKKQQALLNSLPQFKEEVDGLGIHFVHLRGKGPKPLPLILTHGWPGSFFEFYKAIPLLTDPAAHGGDPSDAFTVVVPSLPGYGFSNRPAERGMHLARVGELFAKLMRERLGYTRYGAQGGDWGAGVTTRLGLSDPQHVVGIHLNMVLGRAAAAFTGTPSPEEEAWRKDYEKWRAEEAAYSQIQGTKPQTLAYGLNDSPAGLAAWIVEKFRRWSDCNGDVESIYTKDELLTNITIYWVTETINSSVRFYYENTHGGPIVPPGQRVEVPTGVAVFPKEIIKPPRSIAERGYNITRWTEMPRGGHFAAIEQPELLVQDVRGFFRPLRG, from the coding sequence ATGGCCAAGCTCAAGCGCTTCAAGATCCGCGTCCCGGGGCCCGTCATCACGGACCTCAAGCGCCGCCTCGCCAAGACGCGCTGGCCCGATGAGCTTCACGGCGCAGGCTGGGACTACGGCGCCAACCTCGCCTATATCAAGGAGCTCTGCGACTACTGGCGCACGACCTTCGATTGGAAGAAACAGCAGGCCCTCCTCAACTCCCTCCCCCAATTCAAGGAGGAGGTGGACGGCCTCGGCATCCACTTCGTCCACCTCCGCGGCAAGGGGCCCAAGCCCCTTCCCCTTATCCTCACCCACGGCTGGCCCGGCTCCTTCTTCGAGTTCTACAAAGCCATCCCGCTCCTCACCGATCCCGCCGCCCACGGCGGCGATCCCAGCGACGCCTTCACCGTCGTCGTGCCGTCCCTCCCCGGCTACGGCTTCTCGAACAGGCCCGCGGAGCGCGGCATGCACCTCGCGCGCGTCGGCGAGCTCTTCGCCAAGCTCATGAGGGAGCGCCTGGGCTACACGCGCTATGGCGCCCAGGGCGGCGATTGGGGCGCGGGCGTCACCACCCGCCTGGGCCTGAGCGACCCTCAGCACGTCGTCGGCATACACCTGAACATGGTCCTCGGGCGCGCCGCCGCCGCCTTCACCGGAACGCCTTCGCCGGAGGAAGAAGCCTGGCGCAAAGACTACGAGAAGTGGCGCGCCGAAGAGGCCGCCTACTCCCAGATCCAGGGAACAAAGCCCCAGACCCTCGCCTACGGGCTCAACGACTCCCCTGCCGGCCTCGCGGCCTGGATCGTCGAAAAGTTCCGGCGCTGGAGCGATTGCAACGGCGATGTGGAGAGCATCTATACCAAGGATGAGCTCCTCACCAACATCACCATCTACTGGGTCACGGAAACTATCAACTCCTCCGTGCGCTTCTACTACGAAAATACCCACGGCGGGCCTATCGTCCCGCCGGGACAGCGCGTGGAAGTCCCCACGGGCGTCGCCGTCTTCCCCAAGGAAATCATCAAGCCCCCCAGGAGCATCGCCGAGCGCGGCTACAACATCACCCGCTGGACGGAGATGCCTCGCGGCGGGCACTTCGCCGCCATTGAGCAGCCGGAGCTCCTCGTCCAGGACGTGCGCGGATTCTTCAGGCCCCTTAGAGGTTGA